In Candidatus Jidaibacter acanthamoeba, the genomic window AAGCTAGCTTAATTGCAAAATATATTCTTGCAGCAATCTTCTGGCTAGTGGCAGAGGTTTGGCAAAAGGCTTTAATAAATGTTTTTCAAGAAAATAAAGTGAAATTTTATAAGCTTCTTTTAGATCATTTATCGCATAATCCTTGGTTTTCCCGGGAAGCAAAAATTTTGGAAGTTTAAAAAGTTTATTTTCATAAGGTTTACCGATTTCTAAGCTTACGGCTGAAGCGGATCTTGGAGAAATATAAGTTAAGTTTTCCGTACTGTTAGTTACTACGCATTTACTTAAATCCAGGCCAAACCCTGAATTACCCAGTAGCTCGAAAACTTCGAATTTGATATAATCAGCTAATATTTCAAGATTATCATCTTGATAATCTTCTATAATATTAAGTAAATCCTCAAGTGAGGAAAACAAAGTATCGTGAGGCTCTTTTTCAGCTACTAAAATATTAATTAGGTTTACTGCTGAATCTAAAATTAAAACTGGTAACTTTTTACCTGAAATAAGTGAAGCAGTATTTTTAACATTTTCAAAATTTAAAAAACCCAAATGTTCTTCAAGGCGTGCCTGCCACTTAGCTTGAATTAAGTTACCTACAATCGGTTCTTGAATATGTTTAGCTTTTCTTGTTTTATGTAGCCCTGCAATTAAACCGGAATGCTCAAGTAAACACTTTATTATAAAACTACTTTCCTGGAATTTTCTTACTGAAATAATAATCCCTTTTTCTTCAATTAACATCTGTAGTTTGTCCTTTAATAAATTCTACTCTTTCTTCTTAAGGATCTGCTGTTACTCTCCAATATACTCTATCAAATAAATCACTCACCACCATTCTGTTGAGAGTACCAAGGCTTAACGTCTGGGATCTAGTAGCCTTGGCAACATATCCTCATGTAAACCTGCTGCTCTTCTAACCCCATTCCTAACCTGAACTGCTCTATGAACTTATATCTTAAATTTTGATATTTCTGAATTTAAATTGATCAAAACATCTAACTATAATTAATAGTAATTTTTATTTTTTAAGATTTTTATCTTTTAAATCATTCCGATTATTGTCTTCAATATCAAATAAAATACGTTCGGCAGCCCCTTTCATATCGTCATATTGTTTAGATCTGATCGCCCATATAAGTGCAACTAAACCGATTAAGCTAAATAGAACGGTAAACGGTACTAAGTAAATCAATACATCCATCTATAAATTTTCCTTGGAAACTTTGTCAAGCACGGTATTAATAAATCCTACTTCTCCTTCATGATTGAAAAGCTTGGCAATATCAAGGTATTCATTAATAATTATTAATTTATCCAAGTCTTTTGTATTGATAAGCTCATAAATGCCAAGTCTGATAACATTTTTTACTAATTTAGGTAACCGCTCAACTTTCCAGTCATGAGCCAAGTAAAGAGAGGCGTTATGATCCAGTTCTTTTAAGCTAGCGATAGCCCCTTTAATCATGTTTATTAAATACTTTTTATCAATCGGGTCTTTCTTGGTCGAATTTAAAAGATCAAAATTATTAATCGATGCAACATCGATTATCAATTGGTTAATATCTATTGAGTCCAGATGATGAAGCCAAGTTTCATAAGCATATATACATTGAATTGCTAAAATTCTTGAGTTTCTTTTTGCTCTAATCTTGGAAGAATAAAATTTAGTTTTTGTATCCACTGCCTGAGTCATTATGAAAAGATTGATAGAGGTTTTTTATTTTAATTAGCTCCAAACAGCATAAGGCAGCTTGTTTGCCTATAACGCTTGCTTGTTCTAAAGCTTGAGCTTCATTTTCCGCCATGAATATTCCAAATCCGATTGGTAATGAAAAATGGATAGATATATCGTTAACGCCGCGAGCACATTCTTGATAAATTGTATTTAAAGTAATGTTTTCTTGGCCGATAAGGCTACCGACAACAATAGCTCCATCGTAATCAAACGCATCTAAGGCTATGCTTACTGCTGCAGGAATTTCAAATATACCTGTGACTTGAACTCTTTCATATTCAATTCCGTTTTGTTCTAATACAAATCTGACCGCGCTGGATAAGGCGTCAGCGGTATTAGGGTGTAATGTCGCCTCCACAATTAGCACTTTGTTCATTTCTTATCCTTTAGAGTTAGGGTTTTAAGATTGGTACGGAGGGTGGGACTTGAACCCACACGTCGAAAGACACTAGATCCTAAGTCTAGCGCGTCTACCAATTCCGCCACATCCGCACATTTTGCTCAAAGAGAAATATTGCAAAATATTAGTTCTCGTATATAAACTAAAAGAGTTTACATTTCAAGATATAAAAAAAACAAGTCTTAAGGTTTTAGGATATGGCATATGTAGTTACGGAAAATTGTATAAAGTGTAAATTTACGGATTGTGCCGAAGTATGCCCGGTTGATTGTTTCTATGAAGGGGAGAATATGCTTGTTATTAATCCTGATGAATGCATTGATTGCGGGGTATGTGAGCCTGAGTGCCCGGCGGAAGCGATAAAACCCGAATCTGAAGATTTAATGCAATGGATGGAAATTAATAAGAAATTTTCCGTGCAATGGCCGAACATTACCGAAAAGCATCCTCACGCACCAGATGCCGAGCAATTTAACGGTAAAGAAGGAAAGTATGAGGAATACTTTTCCGAAAAACCGGGTAGATAGAAGTAATAAATAGTACTTATCTTAAACAGTTTTGCGTAATATAGCAAAGAAAGATAAAAATCCGGTTGCGTATATTCTAATTAAGCTTGCAAATTAAGTTTGGAGTTTTATAACTTGCATAATAAAATATTCATTGAAATGTTAAATATATGTCAGCTAAAAATGATAATGATTATAAGGTTAGTATTTATAACGAAGCCTTAAAATTCCATGCTGAGGGCAAAAAAGGAAAATTAGGAATAGACCCTTTAAAGCCTCTTACTAATCAAAGGGATTTATCATTAGCATATTCACCCGGTGTAGCTGCGCCTTGCCTTGAAATTCATAATGATCCTGCTAAAGCTTTCGAATATACTTCGAA contains:
- the recO gene encoding DNA repair protein RecO, whose protein sequence is MLIEEKGIIISVRKFQESSFIIKCLLEHSGLIAGLHKTRKAKHIQEPIVGNLIQAKWQARLEEHLGFLNFENVKNTASLISGKKLPVLILDSAVNLINILVAEKEPHDTLFSSLEDLLNIIEDYQDDNLEILADYIKFEVFELLGNSGFGLDLSKCVVTNSTENLTYISPRSASAVSLEIGKPYENKLFKLPKFLLPGKTKDYAINDLKEAYKISLYFLEKHLLKPFAKPLPLARRLLQEYILQLS
- the ccoS gene encoding cbb3-type cytochrome oxidase assembly protein CcoS; translated protein: MDVLIYLVPFTVLFSLIGLVALIWAIRSKQYDDMKGAAERILFDIEDNNRNDLKDKNLKK
- the fdxA gene encoding ferredoxin FdxA, coding for MAYVVTENCIKCKFTDCAEVCPVDCFYEGENMLVINPDECIDCGVCEPECPAEAIKPESEDLMQWMEINKKFSVQWPNITEKHPHAPDAEQFNGKEGKYEEYFSEKPGR
- a CDS encoding 6,7-dimethyl-8-ribityllumazine synthase, with amino-acid sequence MNKVLIVEATLHPNTADALSSAVRFVLEQNGIEYERVQVTGIFEIPAAVSIALDAFDYDGAIVVGSLIGQENITLNTIYQECARGVNDISIHFSLPIGFGIFMAENEAQALEQASVIGKQAALCCLELIKIKNLYQSFHNDSGSGYKN
- the nusB gene encoding transcription antitermination factor NusB; translated protein: MDTKTKFYSSKIRAKRNSRILAIQCIYAYETWLHHLDSIDINQLIIDVASINNFDLLNSTKKDPIDKKYLINMIKGAIASLKELDHNASLYLAHDWKVERLPKLVKNVIRLGIYELINTKDLDKLIIINEYLDIAKLFNHEGEVGFINTVLDKVSKENL